The following coding sequences are from one Humulus lupulus chromosome X, drHumLupu1.1, whole genome shotgun sequence window:
- the LOC133805579 gene encoding uncharacterized protein LOC133805579, translating into MASEYKDSSGRIRCPCVRCINNRLETLPMVKAHVFDWGFHQGYEKWIYHGEAEADVANVVDANDDDVDEMIPMVEDFLLPTTEEVENNPAAGQFYDDLFDEIEAELYPGCNWISSLNFLAKLLHLKVRGKIPNKIFDELLKLLKLAFPKGNKIPSTYYEAKKRLQKLGLGYESIHVCEHDCCLFYKEHSTKETCPICGSSRWISPEKTDGKKVPHKVMRYFPLTPRLKRLYSSRLTAKQMLWHYTGKSKDDGIMRHPVDGLAWKDFDAKHPDFASEPRNVRLGLAADGFNPFGNMSQAYSMWPVVLANYNLPPWMCMKDNNFILSILIPGPKSPGKDMDIFLRPLVDELKELWVNGVDTRDSITNTMFKRFLPSNHRMRRDTQFDGQIERRRPPRRFTCEEILEQVNKLVPQVPGKHEMFGGVKRRRIAEDQNWRKKSIFYELDYWSSNTLKHNIDVMHVEKNVCDSLLGTILDNDKSKDTTNARHDLKKFGVRESLWIYEDDNGKLMKPHAPYVLTSDQRMQFCKFIRDVKFPDNFCSNLKKKVNADLTNISGLKSHDSHVTKIQVFYLDDLLRGNQWKVVEGVNHRQIWDVENCEANSDIDVVHDISSSNFVLTVDLGELVMLPTQNSIDISTIQNLNVSQEDHELGDEEANEELDEEDDLLIDFCEDDVNANLVNDGSDSDY; encoded by the exons ATGGCGTCGGAATATAAGGATTCCTCTGGTagaattaggtgtccgtgtgtTAGATGCATAAACAATAGGCTTGAAACTTTACCTATGGTGAAAGCACACGTATTCGATTGGGGTTTTCATCAAGGTTACGAGAAGTGGATATATCACGGTGAAGCAGAAGCAGATGTTGCCAATGTGGTGGACGCCAACGATGATGATGTTGATGAGATGATTCCGATGGTCGAAGACTTCCTTCTACCTACAACCGAAGAAGTTGAAAATAATCCTGCGGCGGGACAATTTTATGACGATCTGTTTGACGAGATAGAGGCTGAGTTATATCCTGGTTGTAATTGGATATCTTCTCTTAACTTTTTAGCAAAATTattgcatttgaaagttagaggcaAGATTCCGAATAAAATCTTCGATGAATTACTGAAATTACTAAAGCTTGCATTTCCGAAGGgaaataaaattccatcaaccTACTACGAGGCTAAAAAAAGATTACAGAAATTAGGGTTAGGGTACGAGTCAATTCATGTATGTGAACATGACTGTTGTTTGTTTTACAAAGAGCATTCAACTAAAGAGACTTGTCCAATttgcggaagtagtagatggatttcTCCTGAAAAAACGGATGGAAAAAAGGTACcacataaggtgatgcgttactttccattgacTCCTCGATTAAAAAGACTGTACAGTTCAAGACTTACAGCGAAACAAATGTTATGGCACTATACTGGGAAATCAAAAGACGATGGGATAATGAGACACCCAGTGGATGGGTTAGCGTGGAAGGATTTCGATGCCAAACATCCTGATTTTGCTAGTGAACCTCGGAATGTTCGTTTAGGTTTAGctgcagatggtttcaatccgttTGGCAACATGAGTCAAGCATATagtatgtggcctgtggtgttggctaACTACAATCTTCCACCTTGGATGTGTATGAAAGATAATAATTTCATATTATCCATTCTTATTCCTGGACCAAAATCACCGGGAAAGGACATGGATATATTcttgagaccattggtggatgagttaaagGAGTTGTGGGTTAATGGTGTCGATACAAGAGATAGTATAACCAACACTATGTTCAA aagattccttCCAAGTAaccatcgaatgagaagagacactCAATTTGACGGACAAATCGAGAGAAGACGTCCACCAAGACGTTTTACTTGTGAGGAAATATTAGAACAAGTAAACAAACTTGTACCACAAGTTCCTGGAAAACACGAGATGTTTGGAGGTGTCAAACGTAGGCGTATTGCAGAAGATCAAAATTGGAggaagaaaagcatattttatgaGCTTGATTATTGGTCTTCGAACACTTTAAAACACaacattgatgtcatgcatgtggagaagaatgtgtgtgatagtttgttaggCACAATCTTGGATAATGATAAAtccaaggacaccactaatgcaagacatgatttgaaaaagttTGGAGTAAGGGAATCGTTGTGGATATATGAAGATGACAACGGAAAGTTAATGAAGCCTCATGCCCCTTATGTTCTCACATCTGATCAAAGAATGCAGTTTTGTAAATTTATTCGAGATGTGAAATTTCCAGATAATTTTTGTTCCAATTTAAAGAAGAAAGTAAATGCTGATTTAACAAATATCAGCGGTTTAAAGTCCCACGACAGTCATGTAACAAAAATACAAGTATTttatctcgatgatttacttagaggaAATCAGTGGAAAGTGGTTGAGGGGGTAAACCATCGACAAATTTGGGACGTCGAGAACTGTGAAGCTAATTCAGACATTGATGTGGTACATGATATtagctcatcaaattttgtgttgactgtggatcTCGGCGAGTTGGTTATGCTACCTACTCAAAATTCGATTGACATTAGTACAATACAAAATTTAAATGTTAGTCAAGAGGATCACGAGTTAGGCGATGAAGAAGCAAATGAAGAATTAGATGAAGAAGATGATTTACTAATTGAtttttgtgaagatgatgttaatgCTAATTTAGTTAATGATGGAAGTGATAGTGATTATTAG